The following are encoded in a window of Gramella sp. MT6 genomic DNA:
- a CDS encoding sodium:solute symporter family protein, whose product MNVQVWTWILVGLSFALYFGIAIWARASSTKDFYVAGGGVSPLANGMATAADWMSAASFISMAGIISFSGYDGSVYLMGWTGGYVLLALLLAPYLRKFGKFTVPDFIGDRYYSNSARTIAVICALIVSFTYVAGQMRGVGIVFSQFLQVEITFGVLIGMTVVLVFAFLGGMKGITYTQVAQYCVLIFAFMVPAIFISIQMTGNPIPQFGMGGRVEDGTYLLDKLDSLHTQLGFKEYTDGSKSTWDVFAITLALMAGTSGLPHVIVRFFTVPKVKDARKSAGYALLLIAILYTTAPAVSVFARTNLITTVNEKAYETLPVWFKNWENTGLISWTDKNDDGKIQYRNSDAVNGKPEYTDTRGIHGERLISNASDEKNELYVDRDIMVLANPEIANLPNWVIALVAAGGLAAALSTAAGLLLVISTSVSHDLIKKQLKPDISDKGELLYARISIVVAVLVAGIFGIYPPGFVAAVVALAFGLAAASFFPAIVLGIFDKRMNRQGAIIGMVAGISIMLIYMIFFKTGLMGIMEPLPPSEWWFGISPEGFGVVAMVINFILALTISRLTPPPPRDVQEIVENIRIPGGAGKASTH is encoded by the coding sequence ATGAATGTTCAAGTATGGACCTGGATTTTGGTTGGTCTAAGCTTTGCTCTTTATTTTGGAATTGCAATATGGGCAAGGGCTTCTTCAACAAAAGATTTTTATGTTGCCGGTGGCGGGGTTTCCCCATTAGCTAATGGAATGGCAACAGCTGCAGACTGGATGAGTGCAGCTTCTTTTATATCAATGGCAGGTATTATATCTTTCAGCGGGTATGACGGCTCTGTATATCTAATGGGTTGGACGGGTGGATATGTACTTCTCGCTCTGTTATTGGCCCCATACCTTCGTAAATTTGGTAAATTTACGGTTCCGGATTTTATAGGGGATCGCTATTATTCCAATTCAGCAAGAACCATTGCGGTGATCTGTGCTCTCATAGTTTCTTTCACTTATGTAGCGGGGCAAATGAGGGGAGTAGGAATTGTTTTCTCTCAATTTCTGCAGGTAGAAATAACTTTTGGAGTCCTTATAGGAATGACTGTGGTGTTGGTTTTTGCTTTTCTTGGAGGCATGAAAGGAATCACTTATACCCAGGTTGCCCAATATTGCGTACTTATTTTCGCATTTATGGTTCCTGCCATTTTTATTTCCATTCAAATGACGGGTAACCCTATACCACAATTTGGTATGGGGGGAAGAGTTGAAGATGGCACTTACTTACTTGATAAACTGGACAGCCTGCATACACAACTCGGATTTAAAGAATATACAGACGGATCTAAATCTACCTGGGATGTTTTTGCAATTACCCTGGCCCTTATGGCCGGAACTTCGGGTTTACCACATGTTATTGTTAGATTTTTCACCGTACCAAAAGTAAAGGATGCCAGGAAATCTGCTGGATATGCTTTACTTCTCATTGCTATTTTATATACCACTGCACCAGCGGTATCGGTATTTGCCAGAACCAATCTGATTACAACGGTTAATGAAAAAGCATATGAAACCCTACCTGTCTGGTTTAAAAACTGGGAAAATACCGGGCTTATTTCATGGACAGATAAAAATGATGATGGTAAAATACAGTATAGAAATTCTGATGCAGTAAATGGAAAACCCGAATATACAGATACCAGAGGCATACATGGAGAACGTTTAATATCTAATGCATCAGATGAAAAAAATGAATTATATGTAGACAGGGATATTATGGTATTGGCTAATCCAGAGATCGCAAATTTGCCAAATTGGGTAATAGCACTTGTAGCCGCTGGAGGATTGGCAGCTGCCCTATCTACCGCTGCAGGTCTATTACTTGTAATTTCCACTTCTGTATCTCATGATCTTATCAAAAAACAGTTAAAGCCTGATATCTCTGATAAAGGTGAATTATTATATGCCAGGATCAGTATTGTAGTTGCAGTTCTTGTAGCCGGGATCTTTGGGATCTATCCACCTGGTTTCGTAGCCGCAGTTGTTGCTCTGGCATTTGGACTTGCCGCAGCATCTTTCTTTCCTGCCATTGTCCTGGGAATTTTCGATAAAAGAATGAATAGACAGGGAGCAATAATAGGAATGGTAGCCGGGATAAGTATCATGCTAATCTATATGATATTCTTTAAAACAGGCCTAATGGGAATAATGGAACCTCTTCCTCCATCTGAATGGTGGTTTGGGATCTCTCCCGAAGGATTTGGAGTCGTTGCGATGGTGATCAATTTCATTCTGGCTTTAACAATTTCAAGACTAACCCCTCCTCCACCCCGGGATGTTCAGGAAATAGTTGAAAACATAAGAATTCCAGGCGGGGCTGGTAAAGCTTCTACTCACTAA
- a CDS encoding CBS domain-containing protein, giving the protein MGIKSFMGKRAAPEKPAEAPILVKDYMAENLVTFREHENIMDVMEKLIKHGISGGCVVNEKMELLGIISEGDCMKQISDSRYYNMPMADLTVGKRMHTNVETIDGNMNVLDAAKKFIEMKFRRFPIIEDGRLVGQISQRDVLRAALKLKAHTWTY; this is encoded by the coding sequence ATGGGTATCAAAAGTTTTATGGGGAAGCGGGCAGCGCCCGAAAAACCTGCAGAAGCACCAATTTTGGTAAAAGATTATATGGCCGAGAATCTAGTGACCTTCAGGGAACATGAAAATATCATGGATGTAATGGAAAAACTTATTAAGCATGGTATTTCAGGTGGGTGTGTGGTGAATGAAAAAATGGAATTACTGGGTATAATTTCTGAAGGGGATTGTATGAAGCAGATCTCAGATAGCCGTTATTACAATATGCCTATGGCAGATCTAACAGTAGGGAAACGTATGCATACCAATGTTGAAACCATCGATGGGAATATGAACGTGCTGGATGCGGCGAAGAAATTCATCGAGATGAAATTTCGAAGATTTCCAATTATCGAAGATGGTCGTCTTGTAGGACAGATCAGTCAGCGAGATGTTCTAAGAGCAGCTTTAAAACTAAAAGCACACACCTGGACTTATTAG
- a CDS encoding DUF4174 domain-containing protein, whose translation MKKVLIFTFLLLAFKSMSAQSLSEYQWENRLLVIFTEAEDSKEYKEQVKELESEIIGLKDRKLLIIQSLPQKHKTVLPEESGWKDSNLYQKMKKSGESFEVILIGLDGGVKLRQNEVLETKKLFDLIDSMPMRQAEMRREN comes from the coding sequence ATGAAAAAAGTATTGATCTTTACATTTCTCCTTTTAGCATTTAAATCTATGTCTGCACAATCACTTTCTGAATATCAATGGGAAAACAGGCTTTTAGTCATTTTTACTGAAGCCGAGGATTCAAAAGAATATAAGGAACAAGTGAAGGAATTAGAAAGCGAAATAATAGGCTTAAAGGACAGAAAACTTTTAATTATTCAATCACTGCCTCAAAAACACAAGACGGTTCTTCCGGAAGAATCTGGCTGGAAGGATTCCAACCTATATCAAAAGATGAAAAAATCAGGCGAAAGTTTCGAAGTGATCCTCATAGGGCTTGATGGCGGGGTTAAATTAAGGCAAAACGAAGTATTGGAGACCAAAAAGCTATTCGATCTCATAGATTCCATGCCCATGCGACAGGCAGAAATGCGCAGGGAAAATTAA
- the ssb gene encoding single-stranded DNA-binding protein: MSTLRNTVQLIGHVGNDPEIVNLESGKKLAKFSVATNESYKNAKGEKITDTQWHNIVAWGKTAELIENYVPKGKEVGIEGKLTSRSYEDKDGVKRYITEVICNEILLLGK; this comes from the coding sequence ATGAGCACTTTAAGAAACACCGTACAATTGATTGGACATGTAGGTAATGATCCTGAAATAGTAAATCTTGAATCAGGAAAGAAACTGGCTAAATTTTCAGTTGCTACCAATGAGAGTTATAAGAACGCCAAAGGCGAAAAGATCACCGATACACAATGGCATAATATCGTTGCATGGGGAAAGACCGCCGAGCTTATTGAGAACTATGTGCCTAAAGGTAAGGAAGTAGGAATAGAGGGTAAGTTAACCAGCAGGAGCTATGAAGACAAAGATGGAGTGAAAAGATATATTACCGAAGTTATTTGCAACGAAATCTTACTCCTAGGTAAGTAG
- a CDS encoding antibiotic biosynthesis monooxygenase encodes MIANTPEPPYYAVIFTSILNNPHDGYSEMADKMEELAKLQPGYLGFESAREKVGISISYWKDLESIKHWKHNADHLFAKNREKRNGTNNTISGSLK; translated from the coding sequence ATGATCGCCAATACTCCAGAACCGCCTTATTACGCCGTTATTTTCACTTCCATCTTGAACAACCCTCATGACGGATATTCAGAAATGGCAGATAAAATGGAAGAATTAGCGAAACTCCAACCGGGATATTTAGGTTTTGAATCGGCCAGAGAGAAAGTTGGGATAAGCATTTCCTACTGGAAAGATCTGGAAAGTATAAAGCATTGGAAACACAATGCAGATCATCTTTTTGCAAAAAACAGGGAAAAGCGAAATGGTACGAACAATACCATATCAGGATCACTAAAGTAG
- a CDS encoding DUF4212 domain-containing protein, with translation MKKRSNAQVYWKTNLKYLAILLSIWFIVSFGAGILFKDELNQIRLGGFKLGFWFAQQGAIYVFVILIFVYIHLMNNLDKKHGYNE, from the coding sequence ATGAAAAAACGCTCAAATGCACAGGTCTATTGGAAAACTAACCTGAAATACCTGGCGATCCTTTTATCCATATGGTTTATTGTCTCCTTTGGAGCCGGGATTCTATTTAAAGACGAACTTAATCAAATTCGACTTGGCGGATTTAAGCTTGGTTTTTGGTTTGCCCAACAGGGAGCTATCTATGTATTTGTAATTCTGATCTTTGTTTATATCCATCTCATGAATAACCTTGACAAGAAGCATGGGTATAACGAATAA
- a CDS encoding SDR family NAD(P)-dependent oxidoreductase, with protein sequence MKIAILGCGWLGLELGKRLREQNHEVRGSVTRHERMQEVRAAGLVPYSIKLYEKGIQGDIRSFLSGVNTLIIDIPPGLRKNPEVNFVKKIKKLIPYIEKSYLQKVIFTSSTSVYEDTLDFPTYDENAETDNSNDISVQLRNTELLFLNNEHFSASILRFGGLIGPERHPVKYLSGKTGIKDPEAPVNLVHQEDCIKAVFKLMDKEKDNSVWNVVYPEHPTKEEYYSAIAKKRNLESPEFDHSQPSKGKKISSEKLIKELKFEFSTPV encoded by the coding sequence ATGAAAATAGCGATATTAGGATGTGGATGGCTTGGATTGGAACTCGGAAAAAGACTTCGGGAGCAGAATCACGAAGTAAGAGGATCGGTAACCAGGCATGAAAGAATGCAGGAAGTTAGAGCAGCAGGGCTGGTACCTTATTCAATAAAACTATATGAAAAAGGAATTCAGGGGGATATACGTTCTTTTTTATCTGGTGTAAATACTCTTATCATTGATATCCCGCCAGGCCTTCGCAAGAATCCGGAGGTCAACTTTGTAAAGAAGATCAAGAAGCTTATTCCTTATATAGAAAAATCATACCTGCAGAAGGTTATTTTTACCAGTTCTACTTCGGTTTATGAAGACACTTTAGACTTCCCTACCTATGACGAGAACGCAGAAACAGATAATTCCAACGATATTTCTGTACAGCTAAGAAATACAGAATTGTTATTTCTGAATAACGAGCATTTTAGTGCTTCAATTTTAAGATTTGGAGGGCTTATAGGGCCGGAGAGACATCCGGTAAAATATCTATCAGGGAAAACCGGGATCAAAGATCCTGAAGCACCGGTCAATCTTGTGCACCAGGAAGACTGTATAAAAGCCGTCTTTAAATTGATGGACAAGGAGAAAGATAACTCGGTTTGGAACGTAGTTTATCCTGAACATCCTACCAAAGAAGAATATTATAGCGCAATAGCGAAAAAGAGGAATTTAGAAAGTCCGGAATTTGATCATTCCCAACCTTCCAAAGGAAAAAAGATAAGTTCAGAAAAACTGATCAAAGAATTAAAATTCGAATTCTCAACCCCGGTTTAG
- a CDS encoding M20/M25/M40 family metallo-hydrolase, whose product MNNRLTGLIAFLLIILAVWLNFNFDQPDFEPNETGSLTQFSTSRAFDHVEAIAQEPHYLGSPAHSKVRNYIVDQLQNMGLEVQTQEGYYLNKNGVMAKPQNILSRIEGTGDGKALVLMTHYDSAMHSSNGASDAGSGVATILEGIRAFLEKDTSHKNDIILLFTDAEELGLNGAGLFIEDHPWAEDVALALNFEARGSGGNPFMLLETNGKNARLIEAFEKAGTEYPVTNSLAYSIYKMLPNDTDLTVLREQANINGYNFAFIDDHFDYHTANDIPENLDKETLAHQGSYLMPLLNYFSNEDITSLSSDRDLIYFSLPFGEFVKYPFDWINPMLILAIIIFIILVIYGLKRESLNFIGILKGFIPVILSLISSGLLVWAFWKFCLFIYPEYSEMEHGFTYNGYLYIAIAIFLSLAVCFIIYHLLRRSLRTASVFVAPLAIWLGLCALLSVYLKGASYFIIPVYFGLLQLFVMIRQEKPNRILMVLLSVPSIFILLPFIWSLPVALGLKMLFATGILTSLLFFFFLPLFGYFRRLKSFAVLCFLVFNVLIFVSHYYSEFSVERPKPDSLVYLKDLDQNTSTWYSYDHMPDEWTSEYFGEDARESSHTESNFSSKYGSNFTFKAEAPAINIPEPGVIIEETGKDSLDLQSYLLKIAPNRTINRMELFEIKDVDFKEFKVNGLEAEEVYLGENAFHMFKRRWKERLLTYYASNMDTLRIEFSVEKGDLPEFVLYESAYDLIGNKDLKVKERPDGIIPRPFVLNDATILKKTIKIKD is encoded by the coding sequence ATGAATAACCGACTAACCGGCCTCATCGCATTTCTACTAATTATACTGGCGGTATGGCTCAATTTCAATTTTGACCAGCCAGATTTTGAACCCAATGAAACCGGTTCATTAACGCAATTTTCTACCTCCAGAGCCTTTGATCATGTAGAAGCGATTGCGCAGGAACCACATTATCTTGGAAGTCCCGCTCACAGCAAGGTCAGGAATTATATCGTAGATCAGCTTCAGAATATGGGTCTGGAAGTGCAAACCCAGGAAGGATATTATTTAAATAAGAACGGGGTTATGGCAAAACCGCAAAACATACTTTCCAGGATAGAAGGTACGGGTGACGGTAAGGCTTTGGTTTTGATGACCCATTATGATTCTGCCATGCATTCCTCTAATGGAGCAAGCGACGCAGGCAGCGGAGTAGCGACGATCTTAGAAGGGATAAGGGCATTTCTCGAGAAAGATACATCCCATAAAAATGACATTATTCTTCTTTTTACCGACGCTGAAGAATTAGGTCTGAACGGGGCAGGCCTTTTTATTGAGGATCATCCCTGGGCCGAAGATGTAGCACTTGCATTGAATTTTGAAGCCCGCGGAAGTGGCGGTAATCCATTTATGCTTCTCGAAACTAATGGTAAGAATGCCCGCCTTATCGAGGCTTTTGAAAAAGCTGGCACAGAATACCCGGTTACCAATTCACTAGCATACAGCATTTACAAGATGCTGCCAAACGACACAGATCTCACGGTTCTTAGAGAGCAGGCCAATATTAATGGTTATAATTTCGCCTTTATAGATGATCATTTTGATTATCATACCGCCAATGATATCCCTGAAAATCTTGATAAAGAAACACTGGCGCACCAGGGAAGTTACTTGATGCCGCTTTTAAATTATTTCAGTAATGAAGACATAACGAGCCTTTCGAGCGATCGTGACCTAATTTACTTTTCTTTACCCTTTGGAGAATTTGTAAAATATCCCTTCGACTGGATCAACCCAATGCTCATCCTGGCTATAATTATTTTTATTATCCTGGTTATCTACGGTCTGAAACGAGAGAGTCTCAATTTCATAGGGATTTTAAAAGGTTTTATTCCGGTTATATTAAGTCTTATATCTTCAGGCTTATTGGTTTGGGCATTCTGGAAATTCTGCCTTTTCATATATCCGGAGTATTCTGAAATGGAACACGGCTTTACCTATAATGGTTACCTATATATTGCCATAGCTATTTTTCTTAGTCTGGCTGTTTGCTTTATTATTTATCACCTTTTACGTCGAAGCCTCAGAACAGCTTCCGTTTTTGTAGCTCCATTGGCCATCTGGCTTGGGCTTTGCGCACTTCTATCTGTTTATCTAAAAGGAGCTTCTTATTTTATCATTCCGGTATATTTCGGGTTATTGCAGCTCTTTGTTATGATACGACAGGAAAAACCAAACAGGATCCTGATGGTTTTACTTTCAGTCCCGTCTATATTCATACTTCTTCCATTTATCTGGAGCCTCCCCGTAGCCCTTGGCTTGAAAATGCTTTTTGCGACGGGAATATTAACAAGTTTGTTATTCTTCTTTTTCCTCCCACTTTTTGGATATTTCAGAAGACTAAAATCATTTGCCGTTCTTTGCTTTCTGGTTTTTAATGTTCTTATATTCGTATCGCATTATTATTCAGAATTCAGCGTAGAAAGACCTAAACCAGATAGTCTGGTATATCTTAAGGACCTGGACCAGAATACCTCTACCTGGTATTCTTATGATCATATGCCAGATGAGTGGACCTCAGAATATTTTGGGGAAGATGCTAGGGAAAGTTCTCATACAGAATCTAATTTCAGCAGTAAATATGGTAGTAACTTTACTTTTAAAGCGGAAGCTCCAGCCATCAATATTCCTGAACCTGGGGTGATAATTGAAGAAACCGGGAAAGATAGCCTGGACCTTCAAAGTTATTTACTGAAAATCGCACCAAATAGAACCATTAACAGAATGGAACTTTTTGAGATTAAGGATGTCGATTTTAAAGAATTCAAAGTAAATGGTCTTGAAGCTGAAGAAGTTTACCTGGGGGAAAATGCTTTTCATATGTTCAAAAGGCGATGGAAAGAACGTTTATTGACCTATTATGCCTCAAACATGGATACTTTGAGAATTGAATTCAGTGTTGAGAAAGGAGATCTACCAGAATTCGTACTTTATGAGTCGGCATACGATCTTATTGGAAATAAGGATTTAAAGGTCAAAGAACGTCCGGATGGGATTATCCCAAGACCTTTCGTATTGAATGATGCTACTATTTTAAAGAAAACGATCAAGATAAAAGACTAG
- a CDS encoding pitrilysin family protein, with the protein MKRFLFLMACLFIIGSSQAQTFKADDINIDYEKFVLPNGLTLLVHEDHKAPIVAVNVWYHVGSKNEKPGKSGFAHLFEHLMFNGSENFKDDYFQAIERIGGTDVNGTTNTDRTNYFQNVPVAALDQVLFLESDRMGHFKGVISQELLDEQRGVVQNEKRQGENQPYGQQWNYLTKAMYPKGHPYSWTVIGEMEDLNAATVEDVKEWFESYYGPNNAVIAIAGDITPDEAHKKVLKYFGDIPAGPTIERQERNIPEHPTDTYQVYEDRVPEARVVYTWNSPEFGSKEDLHFDLISAILSSGKNSRLYKNLVYENQIASSAGAYQASSEIASRFIAQANVKPGVDIEKVKTEMLSEINKFIAEGPTEAELKRVKAEYFADFIKGMERIGGFGGISDILASNETYHGDADYYKKKLQFVENATIEDLQATAQKWLKKGKHTLIAKPFPEYSITETSVDRSSLPAVAEAKPSKFPDVQRSNLKNGMEIVLAKREGVPTIVMDLMFDAGYKTDYMASPGTASLAMDLLDEGTENLNSLEISEKLQLLGADLYTSSDMDISTVSLRTLKPSLEGSLELFSDVILNPSFPQKEFERLKTDQLNDIKREKSQPITMALRVMNKYLYGEDHPYSGPQTGTGYEDTVEKLTREEVVNFYDTWLKPNNATLVVTGDIEMDQLKDQLEKSLGKWKKGDVPQVTFTKPKTDTKNTLYLMDRPESQQSVIIAGHLTDKYGENPEYAVEQMVNILGGEFTSRINMNLREDKHWAYGAGGFVMGTKEERPFLVYAPVQTDKSAESVTELRKEIAEFVTTRPATAAEVEKVKTNQVLALPGQWETNAAVNASLRNMVKYDLPDDYYKTYDAEIRNLSAEDIQKVSKKMVDPEKVNWFIIGDRAKIAEKLDELDFDEIVEIDVDGNPIKPKTIKKEKDQVDQ; encoded by the coding sequence ATGAAAAGATTCCTATTTCTAATGGCCTGCCTATTCATTATAGGTTCATCACAGGCTCAAACTTTTAAAGCAGACGATATAAATATCGACTATGAAAAATTTGTTCTCCCCAATGGGTTGACACTTTTAGTTCATGAAGACCATAAAGCTCCAATTGTTGCCGTAAATGTTTGGTATCATGTAGGCTCAAAAAATGAGAAACCCGGTAAGAGTGGTTTTGCACATTTATTTGAACACCTCATGTTCAACGGTAGCGAAAACTTCAAAGACGACTATTTCCAGGCTATTGAAAGAATTGGGGGAACCGATGTGAACGGTACAACTAATACAGACAGAACCAATTATTTTCAAAATGTACCTGTAGCAGCCCTGGACCAGGTTTTATTCCTTGAATCAGACCGAATGGGTCATTTCAAAGGAGTGATAAGTCAGGAATTGCTTGACGAACAACGCGGGGTGGTTCAGAACGAGAAGCGCCAGGGAGAAAATCAACCATACGGGCAGCAGTGGAATTACCTTACCAAGGCCATGTATCCAAAAGGACACCCATATTCCTGGACCGTGATCGGCGAAATGGAAGATCTTAATGCAGCCACGGTGGAAGATGTAAAAGAATGGTTCGAGTCATATTATGGGCCAAACAACGCGGTTATTGCTATCGCAGGAGATATTACTCCAGATGAGGCTCACAAAAAGGTTTTAAAGTACTTCGGAGATATTCCTGCGGGCCCAACTATTGAAAGACAGGAAAGAAATATCCCTGAGCATCCTACAGATACCTACCAGGTTTATGAAGACCGTGTTCCGGAAGCTCGCGTGGTATACACCTGGAACAGCCCAGAGTTTGGTTCAAAAGAAGACCTTCATTTTGACCTTATTTCTGCGATCCTGAGCAGCGGTAAAAATTCACGTTTATACAAGAACCTGGTCTATGAAAACCAGATCGCCAGCAGCGCAGGAGCTTATCAGGCTTCTTCAGAGATCGCCAGCAGGTTTATTGCACAGGCGAACGTTAAGCCGGGCGTGGATATTGAAAAGGTGAAAACTGAAATGCTTTCAGAAATAAATAAATTTATCGCCGAAGGTCCAACCGAAGCTGAACTGAAAAGAGTAAAAGCTGAATATTTCGCAGATTTTATTAAAGGTATGGAGCGAATTGGTGGATTTGGCGGAATTTCAGATATCCTGGCTTCTAATGAAACATATCATGGTGACGCAGATTACTACAAGAAAAAACTTCAATTCGTAGAAAATGCTACCATAGAAGATCTTCAGGCCACCGCACAAAAATGGCTTAAAAAAGGAAAGCATACACTTATCGCAAAGCCATTCCCGGAATATAGTATTACAGAAACTTCTGTAGACAGATCTTCGCTTCCTGCAGTTGCTGAAGCAAAGCCATCTAAATTTCCCGATGTTCAGCGTTCTAACCTGAAAAACGGAATGGAGATCGTATTGGCAAAACGCGAAGGAGTTCCAACGATCGTGATGGACCTTATGTTCGATGCCGGTTACAAGACAGATTACATGGCAAGCCCGGGAACTGCTTCTTTAGCTATGGACCTGCTAGATGAGGGAACTGAAAATCTAAACTCCCTGGAAATTAGCGAGAAATTACAGTTACTGGGAGCAGATCTTTACACAAGTTCAGATATGGATATTTCTACCGTAAGTCTAAGAACTTTAAAACCAAGCCTGGAAGGAAGTTTAGAATTATTCTCAGATGTGATTCTAAATCCTTCTTTCCCTCAAAAGGAATTTGAAAGGTTAAAAACAGATCAGCTAAATGATATAAAACGAGAAAAGTCTCAACCTATCACGATGGCTTTAAGGGTAATGAATAAATATCTTTACGGCGAGGATCATCCCTATAGCGGTCCGCAGACCGGCACGGGATATGAGGATACTGTAGAAAAACTTACAAGGGAAGAGGTTGTAAATTTCTACGACACCTGGTTAAAGCCAAATAACGCCACTCTTGTTGTTACAGGTGATATCGAAATGGACCAGTTAAAAGATCAGCTGGAAAAATCCCTTGGGAAATGGAAAAAAGGTGATGTGCCGCAGGTTACATTTACCAAGCCAAAGACCGATACCAAGAACACCCTTTACCTGATGGATCGTCCGGAATCTCAACAATCTGTGATCATTGCAGGGCATTTAACAGATAAATACGGGGAAAATCCTGAATATGCGGTGGAACAAATGGTGAATATCCTTGGAGGTGAATTTACTTCCAGAATCAACATGAACCTTAGAGAAGATAAACACTGGGCTTATGGAGCCGGAGGTTTCGTAATGGGCACTAAGGAGGAAAGACCATTCCTTGTATATGCTCCTGTACAAACCGATAAATCTGCAGAATCTGTGACTGAACTAAGAAAAGAGATCGCTGAATTCGTCACTACCCGTCCTGCAACGGCTGCGGAGGTAGAAAAAGTAAAGACCAACCAGGTACTGGCACTTCCAGGACAATGGGAAACCAATGCCGCGGTGAATGCGTCTCTTAGAAATATGGTGAAATATGACTTACCAGACGATTATTATAAAACTTATGATGCTGAAATAAGAAATCTAAGTGCGGAAGATATTCAGAAGGTTAGCAAGAAGATGGTAGATCCAGAAAAAGTGAACTGGTTCATCATTGGTGACAGAGCCAAGATCGCTGAAAAATTAGATGAACTTGATTTTGATGAGATCGTGGAAATCGATGTGGATGGAAATCCTATAAAACCAAAAACTATTAAGAAAGAGAAAGATCAGGTAGATCAATAA
- a CDS encoding class I SAM-dependent methyltransferase has product MSIEKAYDQWSSQYDSNKNKTRDMDQKLTREVLENTEFGFVLELGCGTGKNTSWFQTKAEKILAVDFSDEMLKMAKKKITSNNVSFLKADITKTWDWASGNFELVTCNLILEHIKDLNFIFCLANNQLKAGGYFFISELHPFKQYLGSKARFDSEEGKVELETFTHHISEFLEAADSTGFQLKKLNEWFDEDGNQTPRILSLLFQKT; this is encoded by the coding sequence ATGAGTATCGAAAAAGCATATGATCAATGGTCTTCCCAATATGATTCTAACAAGAACAAGACCCGCGACATGGACCAGAAGCTGACCCGGGAGGTATTAGAAAATACTGAATTCGGCTTTGTCCTTGAACTGGGTTGTGGAACCGGTAAAAACACCAGCTGGTTTCAAACAAAAGCAGAGAAAATTCTCGCGGTGGACTTTTCAGATGAAATGCTGAAAATGGCAAAAAAGAAGATCACTTCAAATAATGTGTCCTTTTTAAAGGCAGATATCACAAAAACCTGGGATTGGGCTTCCGGAAATTTTGAGCTCGTTACCTGTAATCTTATTCTGGAACACATTAAGGATCTTAATTTCATTTTTTGCTTAGCTAATAATCAACTAAAAGCCGGTGGATACTTTTTTATTTCTGAACTTCATCCTTTTAAACAATATTTAGGCTCTAAAGCCAGGTTCGATTCCGAAGAAGGAAAAGTAGAGCTGGAAACTTTCACGCATCATATTTCAGAATTCCTTGAAGCCGCCGACTCCACTGGTTTTCAATTGAAAAAATTGAACGAATGGTTTGATGAAGATGGAAATCAAACCCCTCGAATTTTAAGTTTACTATTTCAAAAAACATGA
- a CDS encoding PepSY domain-containing protein codes for MNNRKISNKIRVYHRYLGFFLAGIMAMYAISGIVLIFRSTDAFKIEKTIEKEVSSNLSEEQLGKTLKIRDFKIEKADADKVYFKQGELDKTTGIATYKVKELPVILESLTKLHKANTKRPLFFLNIIFGLSLLFFVISAFWMFMPSTKIFRKGIFFTIGGILLTLILLFV; via the coding sequence ATGAATAATCGGAAGATCAGTAATAAGATTAGAGTATATCATAGATATTTAGGTTTTTTCCTGGCAGGAATAATGGCCATGTATGCCATTAGCGGAATTGTACTGATCTTCAGAAGCACAGATGCCTTTAAAATTGAGAAAACTATCGAAAAAGAAGTGTCCTCTAACCTAAGTGAAGAGCAACTTGGTAAAACCTTGAAGATCCGTGATTTCAAAATTGAAAAAGCAGATGCTGACAAAGTCTATTTTAAACAAGGAGAACTGGATAAAACTACCGGAATTGCTACTTATAAAGTGAAGGAGTTACCGGTAATCCTGGAAAGCTTAACCAAACTTCATAAAGCAAACACTAAACGTCCCTTATTCTTTTTGAATATAATTTTTGGGCTTTCCCTTTTATTCTTCGTCATTTCTGCCTTCTGGATGTTTATGCCATCCACCAAAATATTTAGAAAAGGAATTTTTTTCACAATTGGAGGGATTTTATTAACCCTTATTTTACTTTTTGTATAA